DNA sequence from the Tautonia marina genome:
TCATCGGGCCTCCGCACGAGGCCATCCGTCGGATGGGGCTGAAGACCGAGGCCAAGGCCGCGGCCCAGGCTGCCAAGGTGCCGCTCGTTCCCGGGTCTGACGGACCGGTCGATAGCGATGACGACGCCGTGCGAGTGGCCCGCCAGATCGGCTATCCGGTCTTGATCAAGGCCGCGGCCGGTGGCGGTGGCAAGGGCATGCGCGTGTGCCGGGAAGAAGCGGCCCTTCGAACCGCCATTGCCCAGGCCCGCGCCGAGGCCGACGCCGCGTTCAAGAATCCGAGCATCTATCTCGAAAAATTCATCGACCGCCCCCGGCACGTCGAGGTTCAGCTGCTGGCCGATTCGCACGGCAATGTGATTCACTGCTGGGAACGCGAGTGCAGCCTTCAGCGGAGGCACCAGAAGCTCATCGAGGAATCTCCCGCACCGACCTTGCCGAGCCGCGTGCGTCGGAAGATCTGTGAAGCGGCCGTCCGCCTGGCCAAGACCGCCGGCTATGTGAATGCAGGGACCTGCGAGTTTCTCGTCGATGCCGACTACAATTTTTACTTCATTGAGGTCAACGCCCGGATTCAGGTCGAACACCCGGTGACCGAGCTGGTCACCGGCATCGACTTGATCAGGGAGCAAATTCGGATCGCCAACGGTGAGGCCCTGTCGGTCAGTCAGGCCGACGTGCCACAGCTCGGGCACGCGATTGAGTGCCGGATCAACTGTGAAGACCCGGAACACAACTTCCGCCCGAGTCCGGGCCTGATTTCTGGTCTGAGGGTGCCCGGTGGCATCGGAGTGCGATGGGACTCGCATATCGTAACCGGTTATCGCGTGCCGCCGAACTACGACTCAATGATTGGGAAGCTGCTTGTGCACGCTCCGACGCGATCCGAGGCCATTGCCCGGATGCTTCGCGCACTGGACGAGTTGCGGATCGAGGGGATCACCACGACCGCCTCATTGCACGAACGGATCCTCCATAATCCGGACTTC
Encoded proteins:
- the accC gene encoding acetyl-CoA carboxylase biotin carboxylase subunit, which gives rise to MAEPSKIRRILVANRGEIALRIIRACKELGLESVAVFSEADRGAPYLDLADRAICIGKAPAADSYLNIPRLIAAAEIADVDAIHPGYGFLSENPHFAEVCRACNFEFIGPPHEAIRRMGLKTEAKAAAQAAKVPLVPGSDGPVDSDDDAVRVARQIGYPVLIKAAAGGGGKGMRVCREEAALRTAIAQARAEADAAFKNPSIYLEKFIDRPRHVEVQLLADSHGNVIHCWERECSLQRRHQKLIEESPAPTLPSRVRRKICEAAVRLAKTAGYVNAGTCEFLVDADYNFYFIEVNARIQVEHPVTELVTGIDLIREQIRIANGEALSVSQADVPQLGHAIECRINCEDPEHNFRPSPGLISGLRVPGGIGVRWDSHIVTGYRVPPNYDSMIGKLLVHAPTRSEAIARMLRALDELRIEGITTTASLHERILHNPDFAEGRIDTTWVERVLLAPREKIVQDAG